The following are encoded together in the Ovis canadensis isolate MfBH-ARS-UI-01 breed Bighorn chromosome 2, ARS-UI_OviCan_v2, whole genome shotgun sequence genome:
- the SFT2D3 gene encoding vesicle transport protein SFT2C, which yields MLHAGTQPRSQRKCQSRPRRQQNHKPRPFRPGGLTAARGPSSFQSRASRAGSGRQPQAPPAATTSRKPPSNMADLNRQLQEYLAQGKAGGPAAAEPLLAAGEAKEPAAEAGAWLSRAGLRWTWTQSPAEPAAGQACLPSVTRTQRLAASGVCLLLAALCFGLAALYAPVLLLRARKFALLWSLGSALALAGGTLLRGGAACGRLLRGEEAPSRPALLYVVALGATLYAALCLRSTLLTALGACAQVAALLAALLGVLPRGAGTALRITLGRLGPGAALAKALPV from the coding sequence ATGCTACACGCAGGGACACAGCCGCGGTCTCAGCGCAAGTGCCAGTCGAGACCACGAAGGCAGCAGAACCACAAGCCCCGCCCCTTCCGTCCAGGAGGACTGACAGCCGCCCGAGGTCCGAGCAGTTTCCAAAGCCGAGCGAGTAGAGCCGGAAGTGGGCGGCAGCCGCAGGCCCCCCCCGCCGCCACCACTTCGCGGAAGCCTCCATCAAACATGGCGGACCTCAACCGCCAGCTGCAGGAATATCTGGCGCAGGGGAAAGCGGGCGGCCCGGCGGCCGCGGAGCCACTGCTCGCCGCGGGAGAGGCGAAGGAGCCCGCTGCGGAGGCCGGGGCGTGGCTGAGCCGCGCGGGCCTGCGCTGGACGTGGACACAGAGCCCCGCGGAGCCGGCGGCGGGACAGGCGTGCCTGCCCAGCGTGACGCGCACTCAGCGGCTGGCGGCGAGTGGCGTGTGCCTGCTGCTGGCTGCGCTCTGCTTCGGCCTGGCCGCACTCTACGCGCCTGTGCTGCTGCTGCGCGCCCGGAAGTTCGCGCTGCTGTGGTCGCTGGGCTCGGCGCTGGCACTAGCGGGAGGCACACTACTGCGCGGCGGCGCAGCGTGTGGACGCCTGCTGCGCGGCGAGGAGGCGCCCTCGCGGCCCGCGCTGCTCTACGTGGTCGCGCTAGGCGCGACGCTGTACGCCGCGCTGTGTCTGCGGAGTACGTTGCTCACAGCGCTGGGCGCCTGCGCACAAGTGGCCGCACTGCTGGCCGCGTTGCTGGGCGTGCTTCCCCGGGGCGCGGGCACCGCTCTGCGCATCACGCTCGGGCGCTTGGGCCCGGGCGCCGCCCTCGCCAAGGCGCTCCCCGTTTGA